A window of Helicobacter ganmani contains these coding sequences:
- the rplK gene encoding 50S ribosomal protein L11: MAKKIIGELKLQIPAGKANPSPPVGPALGQRGVNIMEFCKAFNEKTKDMGNFNIPVIITVYQDKSFTFITKKPPVTDLIKKAAGIQKGSDNPLKNKVGKLTKAQVLDIVKTKMDDLNANTEEAAIKIVEGSARSMGIEVVD; this comes from the coding sequence ATGGCAAAAAAAATCATTGGCGAACTTAAGCTTCAAATCCCTGCTGGTAAAGCAAATCCATCTCCACCCGTAGGTCCAGCTCTAGGTCAACGCGGTGTGAATATTATGGAATTCTGTAAAGCATTTAATGAAAAAACAAAAGATATGGGAAATTTTAATATTCCTGTAATCATCACGGTTTATCAAGATAAAAGTTTTACATTTATCACAAAAAAACCTCCTGTTACGGATTTAATTAAAAAAGCAGCAGGAATCCAAAAAGGTTCTGACAATCCTCTGAAAAACAAAGTAGGAAAACTTACAAAAGCACAAGTTTTAGATATTGTTAAAACTAAAATGGACGATTTAAATGCAAACACAGAAGAAGCGGCAATTAAAATTGTTGAGGGAAGTGCTCGCAGTATGGGCATTGAAGTTGTAGATTAA
- a CDS encoding DNA-directed RNA polymerase subunit beta/beta': MPVSLKSGNRLRVDFTKIPQNIAVPNLLQLQRNSYDTFLMAQDNGESGIEKVFKSIFPIHDAQNRISLEYAGCEYGKPRYTVREAMERGLTYSIPLKIKIRLVLWERDEKTGEKLGVKDIKEQSIFVREIPLMTDRTSFIINGVERVVVNQLHRSPGVIFKEEESTSTSNKLVYTGQIIPDRGSWLYFEYDAKDTLFVRVNKRRKVPVTILFRALGYSRQDILKMFYPLLNIKSKAGKYLIAFDPEEFVGRVEFDIKDPKGNLIIAAGKRLTAKKAKALKEEKLNMIEYPTEILMERYLAEPIIDKESGEILFDALTLLDESKLKKLAELNISDFVIANDLAAGVDASIINAFIADAESLKLLKQTEKIDNENDLATIRIYKVMRPGEPVTKEAAKQFVQQLFFDPERYDLTRVGRMKMNHKLDIGVPDYVTVLTHEDIIKTVRYLIHVKNGRGRIDDRDHLGNRRIRAIGELLANELHTGLVKMQKAIRDKLSTISTGLEDLMPHDLVNSKMITSTILEFFTGGQLSQFMDQTNPLSEVTHKRRLSALGEGGLVKERAGFEVRDVHPTHYGRICPIETPEGQNIGLINTLSTYAKVNELGFIEAPYRKVVDGKVTDEIVYLTATQEEGAVIAPASTILTNNQTIKEEMIEVRKDGEIVLMESKKVDLIDLSPRMVVGVAASLIPFLEHDDANRALMGSNMQRQAVPLLCPDAPVVGTGIEKIVSRDSWEATKATRAGIVEKVDAKNIYVLGEDENGAFIDHYSLQKNLRTNQNTSFSQRPIVKAGDCVEVGQVIADGPNMDQGELALGKNIRVAFMPWNGYNFEDAIVVSEKLIRNDAFTSIHIYEKEIEARELKHGVEEITRDIPNIREEELAHLDESGIVKIGTYVSGGMILVGKASPKGEVKPTPEERLLRAIFGEKAGHVVNKSLYCPPSLEGTVVDVKIFTKKGYDKDRRAVVAYEEEKARLDLEHHDKLLMLDREESLRIGSILSKEKLISAAKIGDKEYKKGGVIPKADLENVNRFAMGTLIKSYSKEIQNKYDALKSNFLEQKKSLSEEHEEKLSIIEKDDILPSGVVKLVKIYVATKRKLKVGDKMAGRHGNKGIVSNIVPEVDMPYTKDGRPVEIVLNPLGVPSRMNIGQILEVHLGLVGKQLGEQITNVFEGEKSKWVSELRAKMQEIAENSDMKSPKAFLEKLSDEELLSFARDWSKGVKFATPVFEGVNAQEFEKLFALAKIDSDGKTELYDGRTGEKMMERVNVGYMYMLKLHHLVDEKVHARSTGPYSLVTQQPVGGKALFGGQRFGEMEVWALEAYGAAHTLKEMLTIKSDDVEGRVKAYKAITRGEAVKESEIPETFYVLTKELQSLALDVNVFAKNKEGIDEVVTIKEDNRPSDFNAFQLLLASPEKIRSWSNGEVKKPETINYRTLKPERDGLFCAKIFGPVRDYECLCGKYKKMRYKGIVCEKCGVEVTSSKVRRSRMGHIELVTPVAHIWYVNSLPSRIGTLLGVKMKDLERVLYYEAYIVKESGEAYYDNEGTKPVAKYDVLNEEQYQSLSQRFEHTGFVAQMGGEAVKDLLEGIDLVDLIAELKEAIKATNSEAKKKTIIKRLKVVESFVVSGGQNRPEWMMLTVLPVLPPDLRPLVALDGGKFAVSDVNDLYRRVINRNQRLKRLIELDAPEIIVRNEKRMLQESVDALFDNGRNANAVKGANKRPLKSLSEIIKGKQGRFRQNLLGKRVDFSGRSVIVVGPNLRMDQCGLPKNMALELFKPHILAKLEEKGYATTLKQAKKMIEQKTNEVWESLQEIVMNYPIMLNRAPTLHKQSIQAFHPKLIDGKAIQLHPLVCAAFNADFDGDQMAVHVPLSQEAITECKLLMLSSMNILLPASGKAVTVPSQDMVLGLYYLSLAKEDSKGEHKLFSNIDQIHIALEAGVVEVGSKVRAFVEDRIINTTIGRMILKSILPDFVPVHLWNKVLKKKDIAALIDYVYKEGGVGITASFLDNLKNLGFKYATKAGISISADDIIVPDNKNKVVEGAKKKVKDIQAQFGAGLLTEQERYNKIIDVWTDTNNALGNEMMKLIENDKAGFNSIYMMADSGARGSAGQIRQLSAMRGLMAKPDGTIIETPITSNFKEGLNVLEYFISTHGARKGLADTALKTANAGYLTRKLIDVSQNVKVVADDCGTNEGIEITDITVGSELIEPLEERIFGRVIAENIIDPITNEVLIGEGTMIDEEKARKVKEAGVKSVIIRTPVTCKAEKGVCAKCYGLNLGESKISKIGEAVGVVAAQSIGEPGTQLTLRTFHIGGTASRSQEEHQVIADKEGFIRYYNVKTYKNREGKTIVSNRRNAAILLVEPKIKAPFEGELKVDVVHDEVIVSVIGEKETAKFTLRKSDVAKPSELAGVTGKIEGKFYIPYSSGHYVRDEGSIVDIIKDSWNIPNRISYASDLKVEDNAPITQKIYAREEGIVKYYYLQGDHLERYRALEKGEEITEKGVFAVIADEYDQEAARHYIARGSIIEVQDNQSVEKNTLIAKPKSDEHIVVADWDPYSNPIIAEEAGTIKFEDIIPGLTVSEQTDELTGQTRLVVNEYIASAHKPTLVLSTANGGLIRYALDPKTAIFISDGAKVEMADILAKTPKALVKSKDITGGLPRVSELFEARKPKDPAVLAEIDGIVSYGKPIRGKERIIITANDGRIAEYLIDKSKQILVYEGEFVHAGEAITEGIVASQDILRIGGEKELYKYIVSEVQQVYRRQGVSIADKHIEIIVSQMLRQVKIYDSGNTKFIEGDLVSKRHFREENARIIRMGGIPAIAEPVLLGITRAAIGSDSVISAASFQETTKVLTEASIAAKIDHLEDLKENIVLGRMIPVGTGIYKGKKVKIKES, translated from the coding sequence ATGCCAGTAAGTTTAAAATCCGGAAATAGATTAAGAGTTGATTTTACTAAAATCCCTCAAAACATTGCGGTTCCTAATTTGCTCCAATTACAAAGGAATAGTTATGACACTTTTTTAATGGCGCAAGATAATGGTGAATCTGGGATTGAAAAGGTGTTTAAATCTATTTTCCCAATACACGATGCACAAAATAGAATTAGCCTTGAATATGCGGGTTGTGAATATGGTAAGCCACGTTACACCGTTAGAGAGGCTATGGAGAGAGGTTTGACTTACTCAATTCCCTTGAAAATAAAAATCCGATTGGTGCTTTGGGAGAGAGATGAAAAGACAGGTGAGAAATTAGGTGTTAAAGACATTAAAGAGCAAAGCATTTTTGTGCGTGAGATTCCATTGATGACGGATAGGACGAGCTTTATTATTAATGGGGTAGAACGCGTAGTAGTTAATCAGCTGCATAGAAGCCCCGGTGTTATCTTTAAAGAAGAAGAATCCACAAGCACTTCAAACAAATTAGTCTATACAGGGCAAATTATCCCAGATAGAGGCTCTTGGCTCTATTTTGAATATGATGCAAAAGACACATTGTTCGTGCGTGTAAATAAGCGTAGAAAAGTACCTGTTACTATTCTATTTCGCGCATTGGGATATTCACGCCAAGATATTTTAAAGATGTTTTATCCGCTTTTAAATATCAAATCTAAAGCGGGTAAATATCTCATTGCATTTGACCCAGAGGAATTTGTGGGGCGCGTAGAATTTGATATTAAAGACCCTAAAGGCAATTTAATTATTGCAGCGGGCAAGCGATTAACTGCCAAAAAAGCAAAAGCACTCAAAGAAGAAAAACTCAATATGATTGAGTATCCAACAGAGATTCTTATGGAGCGTTATCTAGCAGAGCCAATCATTGACAAAGAGAGTGGAGAGATTTTATTTGACGCTTTGACATTGCTAGATGAAAGCAAGCTAAAAAAATTAGCGGAATTGAATATTAGTGATTTTGTGATTGCAAATGACTTAGCAGCAGGAGTAGATGCTTCTATTATTAACGCATTCATTGCTGATGCGGAATCTTTAAAGCTTTTGAAACAAACTGAAAAGATTGACAATGAAAACGACTTAGCTACGATTCGTATCTACAAAGTAATGCGTCCGGGTGAGCCTGTTACCAAAGAAGCGGCAAAGCAGTTTGTGCAACAATTATTTTTTGACCCTGAACGTTATGATTTGACGCGTGTTGGGCGAATGAAAATGAATCATAAACTAGACATTGGTGTGCCAGATTATGTAACGGTTCTTACGCACGAAGATATTATCAAAACTGTGCGCTATTTGATTCATGTCAAAAATGGACGCGGACGCATTGACGATAGGGACCATTTAGGAAATCGTAGAATCCGCGCAATTGGTGAATTATTGGCAAATGAATTGCACACAGGTTTGGTTAAAATGCAAAAAGCAATTCGTGATAAGCTCTCTACAATCAGCACAGGATTGGAAGATCTTATGCCGCACGATTTAGTGAATTCCAAAATGATAACTAGCACAATTTTAGAGTTTTTCACCGGAGGACAACTTTCACAATTTATGGATCAAACTAATCCTCTTTCTGAAGTAACACACAAAAGGAGACTTTCTGCTTTAGGTGAGGGTGGTTTAGTAAAAGAAAGAGCAGGATTTGAAGTGCGAGATGTGCATCCAACACATTATGGTAGAATCTGCCCAATTGAAACTCCAGAAGGGCAGAATATCGGTTTGATTAATACACTTTCAACCTATGCCAAAGTCAATGAGCTAGGATTCATTGAAGCACCTTATCGTAAAGTGGTAGATGGCAAGGTAACTGATGAGATTGTTTATCTTACTGCTACACAAGAAGAGGGTGCGGTAATTGCGCCTGCAAGCACAATATTGACAAATAATCAAACAATTAAAGAAGAAATGATTGAAGTCAGAAAAGATGGCGAAATTGTGTTAATGGAATCCAAAAAAGTGGATTTGATTGACTTAAGTCCTAGAATGGTAGTTGGGGTAGCTGCAAGCTTGATTCCATTCTTAGAACACGATGACGCAAACCGCGCGTTAATGGGTTCAAATATGCAACGTCAAGCGGTGCCTCTTTTGTGCCCAGATGCTCCAGTGGTTGGCACAGGGATTGAAAAAATTGTCTCAAGAGATTCTTGGGAGGCAACAAAAGCTACGAGAGCAGGAATTGTAGAAAAAGTAGATGCCAAAAATATTTATGTTTTAGGCGAGGACGAAAATGGTGCGTTTATTGACCATTATTCCTTGCAAAAAAACTTGCGCACAAACCAAAATACCTCTTTTTCCCAACGTCCAATCGTCAAAGCAGGCGATTGTGTAGAAGTTGGGCAAGTCATTGCAGATGGTCCAAATATGGACCAAGGTGAGTTAGCGTTGGGAAAAAATATTCGTGTTGCCTTTATGCCGTGGAATGGATATAACTTTGAAGATGCAATCGTAGTAAGTGAGAAATTGATTCGTAACGATGCATTTACTTCTATTCATATTTATGAAAAAGAAATTGAAGCAAGAGAATTAAAGCACGGGGTAGAGGAAATCACAAGAGATATTCCAAATATTCGCGAAGAAGAGCTTGCACACCTAGATGAAAGTGGAATCGTAAAAATTGGAACTTATGTTAGCGGCGGAATGATTCTAGTTGGTAAAGCATCTCCTAAAGGCGAAGTGAAGCCAACTCCTGAAGAGCGTTTATTGCGGGCAATTTTTGGTGAAAAAGCCGGACATGTTGTCAATAAATCTCTTTATTGTCCCCCAAGTTTAGAGGGAACGGTAGTTGATGTTAAGATTTTCACAAAAAAAGGCTATGACAAAGACCGCCGTGCAGTCGTTGCCTATGAGGAAGAAAAAGCGCGTTTAGATTTGGAGCATCACGATAAGCTATTGATGCTTGATAGAGAGGAATCTTTGCGCATTGGCTCTATTCTTTCAAAAGAAAAATTAATTAGTGCAGCGAAAATAGGAGATAAAGAATATAAAAAAGGTGGAGTGATTCCAAAGGCTGATTTAGAAAATGTCAATCGTTTTGCTATGGGGACATTAATTAAAAGTTATTCCAAAGAAATTCAAAACAAATATGATGCACTCAAAAGCAATTTCTTAGAGCAGAAAAAAAGCTTGAGTGAGGAGCATGAAGAAAAACTTTCTATCATTGAAAAAGATGATATTTTGCCAAGTGGAGTTGTCAAGCTTGTAAAAATCTATGTCGCAACCAAACGCAAATTAAAAGTGGGTGATAAAATGGCGGGAAGACATGGTAACAAAGGGATTGTTTCTAATATTGTTCCAGAAGTAGATATGCCCTATACTAAAGATGGTCGTCCTGTGGAAATCGTGCTTAATCCTCTTGGTGTGCCTAGTCGTATGAATATCGGACAAATCCTAGAAGTGCATTTGGGACTAGTAGGCAAACAACTAGGTGAGCAAATCACAAATGTTTTTGAAGGCGAAAAAAGCAAATGGGTAAGTGAGCTAAGAGCCAAAATGCAAGAAATTGCTGAAAATTCAGATATGAAAAGTCCTAAAGCATTTTTGGAAAAATTAAGTGATGAGGAGTTATTGAGTTTCGCGAGAGATTGGAGCAAAGGTGTGAAGTTTGCAACACCTGTTTTTGAGGGCGTAAATGCACAAGAGTTTGAAAAGCTCTTCGCTCTTGCAAAAATTGATAGTGATGGCAAAACAGAGCTTTACGATGGGCGCACAGGTGAGAAAATGATGGAACGCGTGAATGTGGGATATATGTATATGCTCAAACTCCACCATCTAGTAGATGAAAAAGTCCATGCAAGAAGCACAGGACCTTATAGTCTTGTAACGCAACAACCAGTCGGAGGAAAAGCACTCTTTGGAGGACAAAGGTTCGGCGAAATGGAAGTTTGGGCATTAGAAGCTTATGGTGCGGCTCATACTCTTAAAGAAATGCTTACGATTAAATCTGATGATGTAGAAGGGCGAGTGAAAGCCTATAAAGCAATCACAAGAGGAGAGGCGGTCAAAGAATCAGAGATTCCAGAAACTTTCTATGTCTTGACAAAAGAACTTCAAAGTTTGGCATTAGATGTGAATGTATTTGCAAAGAATAAAGAGGGTATTGATGAAGTTGTAACTATCAAAGAGGATAACCGACCAAGTGATTTTAATGCTTTTCAACTCTTGCTTGCAAGCCCAGAAAAGATTCGTAGTTGGAGTAATGGTGAAGTGAAAAAACCGGAGACGATTAATTACCGCACCTTAAAACCTGAACGTGATGGATTGTTCTGCGCCAAAATCTTTGGACCTGTTAGAGACTATGAGTGTTTATGTGGAAAATACAAGAAAATGCGCTATAAAGGAATTGTATGTGAGAAGTGTGGCGTGGAAGTAACAAGCTCTAAAGTGCGCCGCTCAAGAATGGGACACATTGAGCTTGTAACGCCTGTTGCGCATATTTGGTATGTTAATTCGCTTCCTAGTAGAATCGGAACTCTACTTGGTGTGAAAATGAAAGACTTAGAACGTGTTTTGTATTATGAGGCTTATATTGTGAAAGAGTCAGGTGAAGCCTATTATGACAATGAGGGAACAAAGCCTGTTGCTAAATACGATGTATTAAACGAGGAACAATACCAAAGCTTATCACAGAGATTTGAGCATACGGGATTCGTTGCACAAATGGGCGGCGAAGCAGTGAAAGATTTGCTTGAGGGTATTGATTTGGTAGATTTGATTGCCGAATTAAAAGAAGCCATTAAGGCGACGAATTCCGAAGCGAAAAAGAAAACAATCATCAAGCGTCTCAAAGTGGTAGAAAGTTTCGTAGTCTCCGGTGGACAGAATCGTCCCGAATGGATGATGCTCACTGTTTTGCCTGTGTTGCCGCCAGATTTGCGTCCATTGGTTGCGTTAGATGGAGGGAAATTTGCAGTAAGCGATGTTAATGACCTTTATCGTCGCGTGATTAACCGCAATCAGAGGTTGAAACGCCTCATTGAATTAGACGCACCAGAAATTATTGTGCGCAACGAAAAAAGAATGTTGCAAGAATCTGTTGATGCGCTTTTTGATAATGGTAGAAATGCAAATGCTGTTAAAGGCGCGAATAAACGCCCATTGAAATCGCTTTCAGAAATTATTAAAGGCAAGCAAGGGCGATTCCGCCAAAATCTACTTGGAAAACGTGTAGATTTCTCCGGACGTTCCGTTATTGTTGTAGGACCAAATTTACGAATGGATCAGTGTGGATTGCCTAAAAATATGGCATTAGAACTCTTTAAACCACATATTTTGGCAAAATTAGAGGAAAAGGGTTATGCAACAACTTTAAAGCAAGCTAAGAAAATGATTGAACAAAAAACCAATGAAGTATGGGAAAGCTTGCAAGAAATTGTTATGAATTACCCAATTATGTTGAATCGTGCGCCAACCTTGCATAAGCAATCTATTCAAGCATTCCACCCAAAACTCATTGATGGAAAGGCGATTCAGCTTCACCCATTAGTGTGTGCAGCATTTAATGCGGACTTTGATGGCGACCAAATGGCAGTGCATGTGCCACTTTCTCAAGAGGCAATTACAGAATGTAAGCTTTTGATGTTAAGCTCTATGAATATTTTGTTACCTGCAAGCGGTAAAGCAGTTACCGTGCCTAGCCAAGATATGGTTTTAGGGCTTTATTATCTCTCTTTAGCGAAAGAAGATTCCAAAGGTGAGCATAAGTTGTTCTCCAATATTGACCAAATCCATATTGCTTTAGAAGCAGGTGTAGTGGAAGTTGGTTCTAAAGTACGTGCATTTGTAGAGGATAGAATCATTAATACAACGATTGGTAGAATGATTTTAAAATCTATTTTGCCTGATTTTGTGCCTGTACATTTGTGGAATAAGGTTCTTAAGAAAAAAGACATTGCAGCTTTGATTGATTATGTGTATAAAGAGGGTGGTGTAGGGATTACCGCAAGTTTCTTGGATAATCTTAAAAATTTAGGATTCAAATACGCAACTAAGGCTGGAATCTCGATTTCGGCAGATGATATTATCGTGCCAGACAATAAGAATAAAGTCGTAGAGGGGGCGAAGAAAAAAGTCAAAGATATTCAAGCGCAATTTGGAGCAGGTTTATTAACCGAACAAGAACGTTATAATAAAATTATTGATGTTTGGACGGATACCAATAATGCGCTAGGCAATGAAATGATGAAGCTAATTGAAAACGATAAAGCAGGCTTTAACTCTATTTATATGATGGCAGATTCTGGTGCGAGAGGTAGTGCAGGGCAGATTAGACAGCTTTCTGCAATGCGGGGATTGATGGCAAAACCCGATGGAACAATCATTGAAACGCCCATTACCTCAAACTTCAAAGAGGGTTTGAATGTGCTAGAATACTTTATTTCTACACACGGGGCGCGTAAAGGTTTAGCGGATACCGCTTTGAAAACTGCAAATGCGGGGTATTTGACGAGAAAACTCATTGATGTAAGTCAGAATGTTAAAGTTGTAGCAGATGATTGTGGCACCAATGAGGGGATTGAGATTACTGATATTACCGTCGGTAGTGAATTGATTGAACCGCTAGAGGAAAGAATTTTTGGGCGCGTCATCGCAGAAAATATCATTGACCCTATCACAAATGAGGTATTAATCGGCGAAGGCACAATGATTGATGAGGAAAAAGCGCGCAAGGTTAAAGAAGCAGGAGTGAAATCTGTAATTATTCGCACGCCTGTTACTTGTAAAGCTGAAAAGGGTGTGTGTGCAAAATGCTATGGTTTGAATCTTGGAGAATCTAAGATTTCTAAAATCGGCGAGGCGGTGGGCGTAGTTGCTGCACAATCTATTGGTGAGCCCGGAACGCAGCTGACGCTAAGAACTTTCCATATCGGTGGAACAGCAAGCAGAAGCCAAGAAGAACATCAAGTTATTGCGGATAAAGAGGGTTTTATTCGTTATTATAATGTCAAAACCTATAAGAATCGTGAGGGTAAAACGATTGTTTCCAATAGAAGAAATGCCGCGATTTTGCTTGTAGAGCCGAAAATCAAAGCTCCATTTGAGGGAGAATTAAAAGTAGATGTTGTGCATGATGAGGTGATTGTTTCAGTTATTGGTGAGAAAGAAACTGCAAAATTTACGCTTAGAAAATCCGATGTTGCAAAACCAAGTGAGTTAGCAGGGGTTACAGGCAAGATTGAAGGGAAATTCTATATTCCTTATTCCAGCGGGCATTATGTGCGTGATGAGGGAAGTATCGTAGATATTATCAAAGATAGTTGGAATATTCCCAACCGAATCTCTTATGCAAGTGATTTAAAAGTAGAGGACAATGCACCTATTACACAAAAAATCTATGCAAGGGAAGAAGGAATTGTAAAATATTATTATTTGCAGGGCGACCATTTGGAGAGATACCGCGCACTAGAAAAAGGTGAAGAAATCACTGAAAAAGGTGTTTTTGCTGTAATTGCTGATGAGTATGACCAAGAAGCAGCGCGTCATTATATTGCAAGGGGTTCTATTATTGAAGTTCAAGATAACCAAAGTGTGGAGAAAAATACATTAATTGCTAAGCCAAAAAGTGATGAACATATCGTTGTCGCGGATTGGGACCCTTATTCTAATCCAATTATTGCAGAGGAAGCGGGAACGATTAAGTTTGAAGATATTATTCCCGGACTTACGGTGTCAGAACAAACTGATGAGCTTACGGGTCAAACACGATTGGTAGTAAATGAATACATTGCAAGTGCGCATAAGCCAACTCTTGTTTTATCCACTGCAAATGGTGGGTTGATTCGTTATGCCTTAGACCCGAAAACTGCGATTTTCATTTCTGATGGTGCAAAAGTAGAAATGGCAGATATTCTAGCTAAAACGCCAAAAGCCCTTGTAAAATCTAAAGATATTACAGGAGGTTTGCCGAGAGTTTCTGAATTGTTTGAAGCAAGAAAACCAAAAGACCCTGCGGTATTAGCGGAGATTGACGGAATCGTAAGCTATGGTAAGCCTATTCGTGGTAAAGAAAGAATTATTATCACAGCAAATGACGGCAGAATCGCAGAGTATTTGATTGATAAATCTAAGCAGATTCTTGTTTATGAGGGAGAATTTGTCCATGCGGGTGAAGCTATAACAGAGGGAATTGTTGCAAGTCAGGATATTTTGCGTATCGGCGGAGAGAAAGAGTTGTATAAATACATTGTGAGTGAGGTGCAGCAAGTCTATCGGCGACAAGGGGTTAGTATTGCAGATAAACATATTGAAATTATCGTGTCTCAAATGTTAAGACAAGTCAAGATTTATGATAGTGGTAACACAAAATTCATTGAGGGAGATTTGGTAAGTAAGCGACATTTCAGAGAAGAAAATGCTCGCATTATTAGAATGGGAGGAATCCCAGCAATTGCTGAACCAGTGTTGTTGGGAATCACGCGTGCCGCAATTGGTAGTGATTCTGTGATTTCAGCAGCATCATTCCAAGAAACAACAAAAGTCCTCACAGAAGCAAGCATTGCGGCAAAAATTGACCATTTAGAGGATTTAAAAGAAAATATTGTATTGGGTCGTATGATTCCGGTCGGAACAGGAATTTACAAAGGTAAAAAAGTTAAAATTAAAGAAAGCTAA
- the rplJ gene encoding 50S ribosomal protein L10: MTKAEKTALIENLTAEFKASNAIAVCDYKGLTVKQLEVLRANAREQNVKVHVIKNTLALIALKNFGVEGLELKENNIFVWGEDQISLAKTICKFSDSVGGKLVVKSGYFEGEIVDAKHIEAVSKLPSKEELIGMLLSVWTAPARYFVTGLDNLRKQKEA; this comes from the coding sequence ATGACAAAAGCAGAAAAAACTGCTCTAATTGAGAATCTTACAGCTGAATTTAAAGCATCTAATGCGATTGCAGTTTGTGATTATAAAGGATTGACTGTTAAGCAATTAGAAGTTTTAAGAGCAAATGCAAGAGAACAAAATGTAAAAGTTCATGTTATCAAAAATACGCTTGCATTGATTGCGCTTAAAAATTTCGGAGTAGAAGGATTAGAGCTAAAAGAGAATAATATTTTTGTTTGGGGAGAAGATCAAATTTCTTTAGCCAAAACAATTTGCAAATTCTCAGATTCTGTGGGTGGTAAGCTTGTAGTAAAATCAGGTTACTTTGAAGGTGAAATCGTAGATGCAAAACACATTGAAGCCGTTTCAAAACTACCATCTAAAGAAGAACTTATTGGTATGTTGTTGTCCGTTTGGACTGCTCCTGCTCGTTACTTTGTTACAGGGTTGGATAATTTACGCAAACAAAAAGAAGCATAA
- the rplL gene encoding 50S ribosomal protein L7/L12: protein MAISKEDVLDYIGNLSVMELSELVKAFEEKFGVSAAPTVVAGAVAGGGAAAAEEKTEFDIILTDSGDKKINVIKVVREVTGLGLKEAKDAVEKTPFTVKEGVKKEDADAIKAKFEEAGAKVEIK from the coding sequence ATGGCAATTTCAAAAGAAGATGTATTAGATTATATCGGAAATCTTTCTGTTATGGAGCTTTCAGAACTTGTGAAAGCATTTGAAGAAAAATTTGGTGTATCTGCCGCACCAACCGTTGTAGCTGGTGCAGTTGCAGGTGGTGGAGCAGCTGCTGCTGAAGAAAAAACTGAATTTGATATCATCTTAACTGACAGCGGTGATAAAAAAATCAATGTTATCAAAGTTGTCCGTGAAGTAACAGGTCTTGGACTTAAAGAAGCAAAAGACGCAGTGGAAAAAACTCCATTTACCGTTAAAGAAGGCGTTAAGAAAGAAGATGCTGACGCAATCAAAGCTAAATTTGAAGAAGCAGGTGCTAAAGTCGAAATTAAATAA
- the rplA gene encoding 50S ribosomal protein L1 — MAKKLTKRMQNLINKVDCKKIYDITTASATVKSLASAKFDETVEVALSLGVDPRHADQMIRGAVVLPNGTGKSVRVAVFAKGAKADEAKAAGADVVGDEDLADQIKNGDLNFDMVIATPDMMALVGKVGRILGPKGLMPNPKTGTVTMEISKAVSNAKSGQVNYRVDKKGIVHAPVGKASFDAKKLEENIVALVKNINKQKPASAKGKYIKNATLSLTMSPSLTLDAQALMDLK; from the coding sequence ATGGCAAAAAAATTAACAAAAAGAATGCAAAATCTCATTAATAAAGTAGATTGCAAAAAAATATACGATATTACAACCGCTTCTGCAACAGTTAAATCTTTAGCATCGGCTAAATTTGATGAAACAGTTGAGGTTGCGTTGAGTTTAGGTGTTGATCCAAGACACGCAGATCAAATGATTCGTGGTGCGGTTGTTTTGCCTAATGGCACAGGTAAAAGTGTGCGTGTAGCAGTTTTTGCAAAAGGTGCTAAAGCAGATGAGGCAAAGGCGGCAGGTGCGGATGTAGTAGGAGATGAGGATTTGGCAGATCAAATCAAAAATGGGGATTTGAATTTTGATATGGTCATTGCGACACCAGATATGATGGCACTTGTGGGTAAAGTAGGTAGAATCCTAGGACCAAAAGGTTTGATGCCAAACCCCAAAACAGGCACTGTTACTATGGAAATTTCCAAAGCAGTTAGCAATGCAAAAAGTGGGCAAGTGAATTATCGTGTGGATAAAAAGGGTATTGTGCATGCTCCTGTTGGTAAAGCAAGTTTTGATGCAAAAAAACTTGAAGAAAATATTGTTGCATTGGTAAAAAACATCAACAAACAAAAACCTGCAAGTGCAAAAGGCAAATATATAAAAAATGCAACATTGTCTTTAACAATGAGTCCATCTTTAACATTAGATGCCCAAGCATTAATGGATTTAAAATAA